A section of the Cutibacterium granulosum genome encodes:
- a CDS encoding NUDIX hydrolase: MSHRKPIRAAGAVVLRTRTDGTREVLVVHRPRYRDITLPKGKQHRNEPLPLTAVREVAEETGCRIRLGVPLQPVEYSIRKVGPKVVSWWIGEALEEQGHSPDDEVDEVLWLPVDRADDLLTYPSELQVLEEALSVPLPTTIIVVRHGKAVSRKEWAAGTSRKHRDDARRPLDRRGKRQAEALPQILECYAVHRLVSSSAARCVQTLTPYAKQIGVDVRADDELTEEVHADDPDRTEARMHRIVADALNDPAHPVAICGHRPVLPLMNHALGVVYHPMSTAECLIVHLDRDGKSLAEERFDSII; the protein is encoded by the coding sequence ATGAGTCACCGCAAGCCGATTCGTGCAGCTGGTGCCGTCGTGCTGCGTACCCGAACAGACGGCACCCGTGAGGTGCTTGTCGTGCACCGTCCCCGGTACCGGGACATCACCCTGCCCAAGGGCAAGCAGCACAGGAATGAGCCACTGCCGTTGACGGCAGTACGTGAGGTGGCCGAGGAGACCGGCTGCCGAATTCGACTGGGAGTGCCGCTCCAACCGGTCGAGTACTCGATTCGCAAGGTGGGGCCGAAGGTGGTCTCGTGGTGGATCGGCGAGGCGCTCGAGGAGCAGGGGCACTCCCCCGACGATGAGGTTGACGAGGTCCTCTGGCTCCCGGTGGACAGGGCAGATGATCTGCTCACCTATCCCTCGGAGCTCCAGGTGCTCGAGGAGGCGCTGTCGGTCCCCCTACCGACGACGATCATTGTGGTGCGCCACGGCAAGGCCGTGAGCCGCAAGGAGTGGGCCGCCGGAACAAGCAGGAAACATCGCGACGATGCCAGACGCCCTCTCGACCGGCGCGGGAAACGGCAGGCCGAGGCCCTCCCCCAGATTCTCGAATGCTACGCAGTGCATCGGCTGGTGAGTTCCAGCGCTGCCCGATGCGTGCAGACCCTCACCCCCTACGCCAAACAGATCGGGGTCGACGTCCGGGCAGACGATGAGCTCACCGAGGAGGTTCACGCCGATGACCCGGACCGCACCGAGGCCCGGATGCACCGCATCGTCGCCGACGCGCTGAACGACCCCGCCCACCCAGTGGCCATCTGTGGGCATCGGCCGGTACTGCCACTCATGAATCATGCCTTGGGGGTCGTCTACCATCCCATGTCAACAGCGGAGTGCCTCATCGTTCACCTGGACAGGGACGGAAAATCACTTGCCGAGGAGCGGTTCGACTCGATCATCTGA
- the pstS gene encoding phosphate ABC transporter substrate-binding protein PstS, with protein sequence MTNRLAKLTVLALSSAVVLTGCGSNKDDNSSSDTSSKAATSATSAESKSTVDPASFKPACPAGTLNGAGSSAQANAINQVIQDYAAACPKTKINYTPSGSGAGIESFIGKQVDFAGSDSALNPDKGEVDKAKTTCGTDAWHLPLAAGPIAVVYNVDGVSKLNLKTETLAKIFAGQIKTWDDDAIKADNPDAKLPSENISVYYRADKSGTTDNFTKFLNKAAGDVWTAKHSKEWKGTGKGADKSAGVTQAVKDNKNSISYTEWSYATKNNLNMAAIDNGNGPVELTGESAGKAVSAAKTAGEGNDLQLEMQYKNTPKDVYPAVLVTYEIACSAGNKNADVLKDFLSFYASQDEQKKIQDLGYAPLPTDVSKKALDSAQAIS encoded by the coding sequence GTGACGAACCGTCTTGCTAAGCTCACCGTCCTCGCCCTGTCTAGCGCCGTTGTCCTCACCGGCTGTGGCAGCAACAAGGATGACAACTCCTCGAGCGACACCAGCTCCAAGGCCGCGACGAGCGCCACCTCCGCTGAGTCCAAGAGCACTGTCGACCCGGCCTCCTTCAAGCCGGCCTGCCCCGCAGGAACCCTCAACGGAGCCGGCTCCTCGGCCCAGGCCAACGCCATCAACCAGGTGATCCAGGACTACGCAGCTGCCTGTCCCAAGACCAAGATCAACTACACCCCGTCAGGTTCGGGTGCCGGCATTGAGTCCTTCATCGGCAAGCAGGTGGACTTCGCTGGTTCCGACTCCGCTCTCAACCCCGACAAGGGCGAGGTTGACAAGGCCAAGACCACCTGCGGTACCGACGCTTGGCACCTGCCTCTCGCTGCTGGCCCCATTGCCGTCGTCTACAACGTCGACGGCGTCAGCAAGCTGAACCTCAAGACCGAGACCCTGGCCAAGATCTTCGCCGGCCAGATCAAGACGTGGGACGACGACGCCATCAAGGCCGACAACCCCGATGCCAAGCTCCCCTCGGAGAACATCTCCGTGTACTACCGCGCCGACAAGTCGGGCACCACCGACAACTTCACCAAGTTCCTCAACAAGGCTGCCGGTGACGTCTGGACCGCGAAGCACTCCAAGGAGTGGAAGGGCACCGGCAAGGGCGCTGACAAGTCCGCTGGCGTGACCCAGGCCGTCAAGGACAACAAGAACTCCATCTCCTACACCGAGTGGAGCTACGCCACCAAGAACAACCTCAACATGGCTGCCATCGACAATGGCAACGGCCCGGTCGAGCTCACCGGTGAGAGTGCTGGCAAGGCCGTCTCGGCCGCCAAGACCGCCGGCGAGGGCAACGACCTCCAGCTCGAGATGCAGTACAAGAACACGCCCAAGGACGTGTACCCCGCTGTTCTGGTGACCTACGAGATCGCCTGCTCCGCTGGCAACAAGAACGCCGACGTCCTCAAGGACTTCCTCTCCTTCTACGCCTCCCAGGACGAGCAGAAGAAGATCCAGGATCTGGGCTACGCCCCACTGCCCACCGACGTCTCCAAGAAGGCTCTGGACTCCGCCCAGGCCATCTCCTGA
- the pstC gene encoding phosphate ABC transporter permease subunit PstC has product MKPVSRVGDRIFSGVSSTIAVLLAILVLVILAFLVWHAVPALSDNSENFFTSRKWATGESPQEFGIAALLWTTLISSLLALLLAVPLAVGIALFITQMATKKLAGPVAFLVDLLAAVPSIVYGLWGGIVLGSSAIENWLMKINQAILGWIPIWKPVAGWENPSGTVFLASQVLAIMILPIITAVSRDVMSQTPRDQIEAALALGSTRWEVIKLAVLPHSKSGIISGSMLGLGRALGETLAVTLILQTISPMELSQGLNPSIFTGGETFASKIARDFAEATNDPMALGALISAALALFVITFIVNAAARIIAERGVKK; this is encoded by the coding sequence ATGAAACCCGTCTCCCGGGTGGGCGACCGCATCTTCTCCGGAGTGTCGTCGACGATTGCCGTCCTGCTGGCCATTCTGGTCCTGGTCATTCTGGCGTTCCTCGTCTGGCATGCAGTTCCCGCCTTGTCGGACAACTCGGAAAACTTCTTCACCAGCCGCAAATGGGCAACGGGCGAGTCCCCGCAGGAGTTCGGTATCGCCGCCCTGCTGTGGACGACGCTCATCTCCTCCCTCCTGGCCCTGCTGCTGGCCGTTCCCCTCGCCGTGGGCATCGCCCTGTTCATCACCCAGATGGCCACCAAGAAACTCGCCGGGCCGGTGGCATTCCTCGTCGACCTGCTGGCTGCCGTACCGTCCATCGTGTACGGCCTGTGGGGCGGGATCGTCCTGGGGTCCTCGGCAATCGAGAACTGGCTCATGAAGATCAACCAAGCGATCCTGGGGTGGATCCCCATCTGGAAACCGGTCGCCGGCTGGGAGAATCCGAGCGGTACCGTCTTCCTCGCCTCCCAGGTGCTCGCAATCATGATCCTGCCGATCATCACCGCCGTGAGCCGGGACGTCATGAGCCAGACCCCACGCGACCAGATCGAGGCCGCCCTCGCCCTGGGCTCCACCCGCTGGGAGGTCATCAAGCTCGCCGTACTGCCCCATTCCAAGTCGGGCATCATCTCCGGCTCCATGCTTGGCCTGGGACGCGCACTGGGCGAGACCTTGGCCGTGACGTTGATCCTGCAGACCATCAGTCCGATGGAACTGAGTCAGGGCCTCAACCCGTCGATCTTCACCGGTGGCGAGACCTTTGCCTCGAAGATCGCACGTGACTTCGCCGAGGCGACCAACGACCCGATGGCCCTGGGCGCCCTCATCTCTGCAGCCCTGGCGTTGTTCGTCATCACCTTCATCGTCAACGCCGCTGCACGGATCATCGCTGAGAGAGGAGTGAAGAAGTGA
- the pstA gene encoding phosphate ABC transporter permease PstA: MSTQAPQVEEPLDLSRPSGSRTTKNGVVSGFMILATALAIVPLAWLLASALHRGLGPILHASWWANTMDPSLDVAKQGALHAIVGTLVIGLITSVISIPIALLTAIFLVEYARGTTLARVISFAVDVLTGVPSIVAALFIYAVIVSTFHGTQSAWAASLALVILMVPTVLRSTEEMLKLVPDSLREASYALGVSKWRTIFSVVLPTSISGVLTGIVLGLARVLGETAPLMVLVQYNTTFADGPGSPNFATIPTIITDAYTRGGVNTPSVWGAAVTLIILVMGLNLIARAVSRRYLRRMGK, encoded by the coding sequence GTGAGCACCCAAGCCCCCCAGGTGGAGGAGCCCCTGGACCTCTCCCGTCCCTCGGGATCACGCACCACCAAGAACGGTGTCGTCTCCGGATTCATGATCCTCGCCACTGCCTTGGCCATCGTGCCCCTGGCATGGCTACTCGCCTCAGCCCTGCATCGCGGTCTCGGACCGATCCTGCACGCCTCATGGTGGGCCAACACCATGGACCCAAGCCTCGACGTGGCCAAGCAGGGTGCCCTGCATGCCATCGTCGGCACCTTGGTCATCGGTCTCATCACCTCGGTGATCTCGATCCCCATCGCCCTGCTCACCGCCATCTTCCTGGTGGAGTACGCCCGTGGCACCACACTCGCCCGCGTCATCAGCTTCGCGGTCGACGTGCTCACCGGTGTTCCCTCGATCGTCGCGGCCCTGTTCATCTACGCCGTGATCGTCTCGACATTCCACGGCACGCAGTCGGCATGGGCGGCATCCCTCGCCCTGGTGATCCTCATGGTTCCCACCGTGCTGCGCTCCACCGAGGAGATGCTCAAGCTGGTACCGGACTCCCTTCGTGAGGCGTCCTACGCGCTCGGTGTCTCCAAGTGGCGCACGATCTTCAGCGTGGTGCTGCCGACCTCGATCTCCGGTGTGCTCACCGGTATCGTGCTTGGCCTGGCCCGGGTGCTCGGTGAGACTGCCCCGCTCATGGTGTTGGTGCAGTACAACACCACCTTTGCGGACGGGCCCGGATCACCGAACTTCGCCACGATCCCGACGATCATCACCGACGCCTACACCCGTGGCGGCGTCAACACCCCCAGCGTGTGGGGTGCCGCCGTCACCCTCATCATTCTGGTGATGGGGCTGAACCTCATCGCCCGAGCCGTCTCTCGCCGGTACCTGCGCCGGATGGGCAAGTGA
- the pstB gene encoding phosphate ABC transporter ATP-binding protein PstB yields the protein MAKRIEAKDLNIYYGDFHAVESVNFTVEPRTVTAFIGPSGCGKSTVLRTLNRMHEVIAGAHCTGQVLLDGVDLYGKGVDPVAVRRNIGMVFQRANPFPAMSIRDNVVAGLKLNGVKDKKLLDETAERALRGSNLWDEVKDRLDRSGASLSGGQQQRLCIARAIAVEPEVLLMDEPCSALDPISTLAIEDLVGELKERFTVVIVTHNMQQAARVSDQTAFFNLRAQGEPGHLVEIDNTDKIFSNPSEKATEDYISGRFG from the coding sequence ATGGCAAAGCGCATCGAGGCCAAGGACCTCAACATCTACTACGGTGACTTCCACGCCGTGGAATCGGTGAACTTCACCGTCGAACCGCGAACCGTCACCGCCTTCATCGGCCCGTCGGGCTGTGGCAAGTCCACCGTGCTGCGCACCCTCAACCGTATGCACGAGGTCATTGCCGGCGCCCACTGCACCGGCCAGGTGCTGCTGGACGGTGTCGACCTGTATGGCAAGGGAGTCGACCCGGTGGCGGTACGTCGCAACATCGGCATGGTGTTCCAGCGAGCCAACCCGTTCCCCGCCATGTCCATTCGTGACAATGTCGTGGCCGGGCTGAAGCTCAACGGCGTCAAGGACAAGAAACTCCTCGACGAGACCGCTGAGCGTGCCCTGCGCGGATCGAACCTGTGGGACGAGGTGAAGGACCGCCTGGACCGCTCCGGCGCGTCGCTGTCCGGCGGCCAGCAGCAGCGTCTGTGCATCGCCCGTGCCATTGCCGTTGAGCCCGAGGTGCTCCTCATGGATGAGCCCTGCTCCGCGCTCGACCCCATCTCCACCCTCGCCATCGAGGACCTCGTCGGTGAGCTCAAGGAGCGGTTCACCGTGGTCATCGTCACCCACAACATGCAGCAGGCAGCCCGCGTCTCCGACCAGACCGCGTTCTTCAACCTGCGCGCCCAAGGTGAGCCTGGCCACTTGGTCGAGATCGACAACACCGACAAGATCTTCTCCAACCCGTCGGAGAAGGCCACCGAGGACTACATCTCGGGTCGCTTCGGCTGA
- a CDS encoding mycothione reductase — translation MEHFDIAIIGSGSGNTIPGDEFADRRIALIDSGTFGGTCLNTGCIPSKMYVVPAEFASSTDQAHRLGVDLEFTGADWRSIRDRIFGRIDPISVSGRQRRREQPNLTFLDAEASFVDERTLQVGNTTISADQIVLAAGSRPRMPYVPGIDNPRWAERIVTSDQVMRVSEQPQRLIILGAGFIAAEFAHVFSALGTKVTIINRSGLMLRKEDTEISERFTREFAKVASLRMSEQVTAIDVDAGDHLVVQTVDENGVSYDYPADLVLNATGRIPNTDRLNVTAAGVEVDDDGFVIADEHQRTSVPHIWALGDVCSHWRLKHVANAQARVVAHNLLHPEDLVSSDERFVPHAVFSNPQVASVGVTERQLRQDGVDHVSFVQEYSDVAYGWALEDQGHCVKLLGEPGTGRILGAHVIGPQASILLQSFITMMSLGIGARQMARGQYWIHPALTEVVENALLGLAERAEQAGGAN, via the coding sequence ATGGAGCACTTCGACATCGCGATCATCGGAAGCGGATCTGGCAACACCATTCCGGGAGACGAGTTCGCAGACCGGAGGATCGCCCTCATCGATTCCGGTACCTTCGGCGGCACCTGCCTCAACACGGGATGCATCCCGTCCAAGATGTATGTGGTTCCGGCGGAGTTCGCCTCCAGCACGGACCAGGCACACCGGCTTGGCGTGGATCTGGAGTTCACCGGTGCCGACTGGCGCTCCATCCGCGACCGCATCTTTGGTCGCATCGACCCGATCTCGGTGTCCGGCCGGCAGCGGCGTCGTGAGCAGCCCAATCTCACCTTTCTCGACGCCGAGGCCAGTTTCGTCGATGAGCGCACCCTGCAGGTGGGGAACACGACGATCTCTGCCGATCAGATCGTCCTGGCAGCTGGATCGCGCCCCCGGATGCCGTACGTGCCTGGCATAGACAATCCGCGGTGGGCCGAACGCATCGTCACCTCCGACCAAGTGATGCGGGTGTCCGAGCAGCCGCAACGTCTCATCATCCTGGGGGCTGGGTTCATCGCTGCAGAATTCGCCCACGTCTTCTCGGCCCTGGGGACCAAGGTGACGATCATCAATCGCTCCGGTCTCATGCTGCGCAAGGAGGACACCGAGATCTCCGAGCGTTTCACCCGTGAGTTCGCCAAGGTGGCGTCGCTACGGATGAGTGAGCAGGTCACGGCCATCGACGTCGATGCGGGTGATCATCTCGTCGTCCAGACCGTTGACGAGAACGGCGTGTCGTACGACTACCCGGCCGACCTCGTCCTCAACGCCACCGGGCGCATCCCCAACACGGATCGGCTCAATGTGACGGCCGCAGGCGTGGAGGTGGACGACGATGGCTTCGTCATCGCCGACGAGCACCAGCGCACCAGTGTGCCGCACATCTGGGCCCTGGGTGATGTCTGCTCCCACTGGAGACTCAAACACGTCGCCAATGCCCAGGCCCGTGTCGTGGCACACAACCTGCTTCACCCCGAGGATCTCGTGAGTTCCGACGAACGATTCGTCCCGCACGCCGTGTTCAGCAATCCGCAGGTGGCCTCGGTGGGTGTCACCGAGCGTCAGCTGCGCCAGGACGGTGTGGACCACGTGTCCTTCGTCCAGGAGTATTCCGACGTCGCCTATGGCTGGGCCCTGGAGGACCAGGGGCACTGCGTCAAACTGCTCGGTGAGCCAGGTACCGGACGCATCCTCGGTGCGCACGTCATCGGCCCCCAGGCGTCGATCCTGCTGCAGTCGTTCATCACCATGATGAGTCTCGGTATTGGGGCACGACAGATGGCTCGCGGTCAGTACTGGATCCATCCGGCGCTCACCGAGGTCGTGGAGAATGCGTTGCTGGGACTGGCCGAGCGCGCCGAGCAGGCAGGTGGCGCGAACTGA
- a CDS encoding GerMN domain-containing protein — protein MTSDEHRDRGWWLKSAYHDQWDDLVRLAFLLCGRWEDAERAVTDAFVEVYRINPRFRTDDLVADYLRTTVVNQLRRRQGRAGLHVEGRQGLPSPLDRLSQLSRIEQEVLVMLLWADLDEDETAHVLGLRQGSVENLRDKAIHTLGRQFRTEDGAAHVESWLRVALEEAASQQAPSDQLETIDERIRQVSQRGRGPSRRAVVGSALAALGVGVAAPVVWGRMHAPRRSAPAPGADETMIPDPSDEKSMSTLQKDVPVLYLGRSDGLLYREMRDLPTASDKLGTAVTAVINAAPLDSDYTSAWMGGQLNKAVVHGDVIVLDVSGAAWDAIRSREKLTAAIRQLVYTATAVVGDRNGQKSVQLLRDGSPSLPFIGVPQANFIEEGTDRCGPVWIDRPQSGQTLAATRLTIEGQVQRKVRAISYRINLAGKGDLISRGVITPGQPDHRGWRRWSVSAPVRPGDVLITIDADGTKALKLVTVS, from the coding sequence ATGACCAGTGACGAGCACCGCGACCGGGGATGGTGGCTGAAATCTGCCTACCATGACCAGTGGGATGATCTGGTACGGCTGGCCTTTCTGCTCTGCGGTCGTTGGGAGGACGCGGAACGGGCCGTCACCGATGCCTTTGTCGAGGTGTATCGGATCAATCCCCGGTTTCGTACCGATGACCTCGTTGCCGATTACCTGCGCACCACCGTCGTCAACCAGTTGCGTCGTCGGCAGGGACGCGCCGGGTTGCACGTCGAGGGGCGACAGGGATTGCCGAGTCCACTGGATAGGCTCTCCCAGCTTTCACGCATCGAGCAGGAAGTCCTCGTCATGCTGCTGTGGGCCGACCTGGACGAGGATGAGACCGCACACGTCCTCGGGCTACGCCAGGGATCGGTGGAGAACCTACGTGACAAGGCCATACACACCTTGGGGCGGCAATTTCGAACAGAGGACGGCGCAGCCCATGTCGAATCCTGGCTGCGCGTCGCACTGGAGGAGGCAGCCTCGCAACAGGCACCGAGTGACCAACTGGAGACCATCGACGAGAGAATCCGGCAGGTGTCACAACGTGGCCGTGGCCCCAGCCGACGAGCGGTCGTCGGCAGTGCCCTGGCAGCTCTGGGGGTCGGTGTCGCGGCTCCAGTCGTGTGGGGACGCATGCACGCCCCGCGCCGCTCCGCTCCGGCCCCAGGGGCCGATGAGACGATGATTCCGGACCCATCCGACGAGAAGTCGATGTCGACCCTGCAGAAGGACGTGCCGGTTCTCTACCTCGGACGCTCGGACGGGCTGCTGTACCGCGAGATGCGTGATCTGCCGACTGCCAGCGACAAGCTCGGCACGGCAGTGACAGCAGTCATCAATGCCGCCCCGCTCGACTCGGACTACACCTCGGCGTGGATGGGTGGGCAGCTCAACAAGGCTGTCGTCCACGGTGACGTCATCGTCCTGGACGTCTCGGGAGCTGCCTGGGATGCCATCCGTTCCCGGGAGAAGCTCACCGCAGCCATTCGCCAACTCGTCTACACGGCCACCGCTGTCGTCGGGGATCGCAATGGTCAGAAATCAGTGCAGTTGCTGCGTGATGGCTCTCCCTCTCTGCCCTTCATCGGCGTCCCACAGGCCAATTTCATCGAGGAGGGTACCGATCGGTGTGGACCGGTCTGGATCGATCGTCCCCAGTCCGGGCAGACCCTGGCGGCAACCAGACTCACGATCGAGGGCCAGGTGCAACGCAAGGTGCGCGCCATCAGCTACCGGATCAACCTCGCTGGCAAGGGTGATCTCATCTCTCGCGGTGTCATCACGCCCGGTCAACCCGACCATCGGGGGTGGCGACGATGGTCGGTCTCGGCCCCGGTGAGGCCTGGAGACGTCCTCATCACGATTGACGCCGATGGCACCAAGGCGCTCAAACTCGTCACCGTGTCCTGA
- a CDS encoding histidine phosphatase family protein, translating to MNQTTTVHVLRHGEVDNPTGVLYGRIPDFHLTALGRRMAARAAEYFAERPLALLVSSPMERAQETIAPIASLHPELKVHLDDDVTEAANAFEGQSFGPGHHPLRDPHNWKLLVNPVRPSWGEPYVDIAERMTRAILHAAEEVGPAGEALIVSHQLPIWIARCAAEGRRLPHDPRSRQCTLASVTSFGVLDGRIVRVDYAEPAIDLVPRKARKANISAGTGGQADRS from the coding sequence ATGAACCAGACCACGACCGTCCACGTCCTGCGTCACGGTGAGGTGGACAACCCCACCGGAGTCCTGTACGGCAGGATCCCCGACTTCCATCTCACGGCCCTGGGGCGCCGGATGGCGGCTCGGGCTGCGGAGTACTTCGCCGAACGGCCACTTGCGTTGCTCGTCAGCTCGCCGATGGAGCGTGCCCAGGAGACGATCGCACCGATCGCCAGTCTGCACCCCGAGCTGAAGGTCCACCTGGACGATGACGTCACCGAGGCGGCCAACGCCTTCGAGGGGCAGAGCTTCGGCCCCGGTCACCATCCGCTGCGCGATCCGCACAACTGGAAACTCCTCGTCAACCCGGTCCGACCCAGCTGGGGGGAACCCTATGTCGACATCGCCGAACGCATGACCCGAGCCATCCTACATGCGGCTGAGGAAGTCGGTCCGGCAGGTGAGGCACTCATCGTCTCCCACCAGCTGCCCATCTGGATCGCCCGATGTGCCGCCGAAGGACGCAGGCTGCCCCATGATCCGCGGTCTCGACAGTGCACACTTGCCTCGGTGACGAGTTTCGGGGTCCTTGACGGACGCATCGTGCGCGTCGACTACGCAGAACCTGCCATTGACCTGGTGCCCAGGAAGGCTCGCAAGGCCAACATCTCTGCTGGCACTGGTGGTCAGGCAGATCGCTCATGA
- a CDS encoding uroporphyrinogen-III synthase, whose product MSETTSVIDASSGAESRPTATSQPRVQFVGTGPGDPSLLTIAAVRAINAAQVIVLTCPAHRDLVESDVLALHDEVRIVPAGISAEEFDEQAEADLTAELVDSARRGLDVVRLVSGDPFLDGDVAAEAAALAKADIDVDVMPGISPLTSVPEYAGVTLHGHDVQLIGPTAAKRDFQEEGHPWARRGLIVARVTAGQVPLLVDHAIESGRDQDESAVLTRHGATTEQVSTTTTLAALPKVLPASRVESDEMVHVVIGRVAEGPSREELDWYESKPLFGWSVLIPRTRDHSAILPSRLQAYGAHSFDVPTISMEPPRTPQQMDKAIRGLVEGRYEWVVFTSANAVRAVTEKLDAIGLDARAYSGLRIAAIFDSTVDALTKQGVRPDLIPTGEQSTAALADVFPAFDDVLDPINRVFVPRADIATESLSAQLSDLGWEVEDIIGYRTVRAAPPPAETRDAIKTGKFDAVAFTSSTTVRNLVGIAGKPHKYTVVAAIGARTAETCEEHGLHVDVVASEPTLPALADALADFAAHRRDDLIAKGSPVVRPSQRRRRGRRSR is encoded by the coding sequence ATGAGCGAGACGACCTCGGTGATCGACGCGTCTTCCGGGGCGGAAAGTCGTCCGACGGCCACGTCTCAGCCGCGCGTCCAGTTCGTCGGAACTGGTCCGGGAGACCCGTCCCTGTTGACCATCGCAGCAGTGCGGGCCATCAACGCTGCGCAGGTCATCGTGCTCACCTGCCCGGCACATCGTGATCTGGTGGAGTCCGACGTCCTCGCCCTGCACGACGAGGTGCGTATCGTCCCCGCCGGGATCAGTGCGGAGGAGTTCGACGAGCAGGCCGAAGCAGATCTCACCGCTGAGCTCGTCGATTCCGCCCGGCGCGGCCTGGACGTCGTGCGTCTGGTGAGCGGAGACCCCTTCCTCGACGGGGACGTTGCCGCGGAGGCAGCTGCCCTGGCCAAGGCCGACATCGACGTCGACGTCATGCCGGGCATCTCCCCGCTCACCTCGGTGCCCGAGTACGCCGGTGTCACCCTGCACGGCCATGACGTTCAGCTCATCGGGCCCACCGCTGCCAAACGAGACTTTCAGGAGGAGGGCCATCCCTGGGCACGACGCGGCCTCATCGTCGCCCGTGTCACTGCTGGACAAGTCCCGCTGCTCGTTGACCATGCCATCGAGTCCGGGCGGGACCAGGATGAGTCGGCTGTGCTCACTCGCCACGGTGCCACCACCGAGCAGGTCTCCACGACGACCACCTTGGCTGCCCTTCCCAAGGTGCTTCCGGCCAGTCGGGTGGAGTCCGATGAGATGGTGCACGTCGTCATCGGACGAGTGGCAGAGGGGCCGTCACGTGAGGAGTTGGACTGGTACGAGTCCAAGCCACTGTTCGGCTGGTCGGTGCTCATCCCACGTACCCGCGACCACTCGGCGATCCTGCCCTCCCGGCTGCAGGCCTACGGGGCCCACTCCTTCGACGTGCCGACGATCTCGATGGAACCGCCGCGTACCCCGCAGCAGATGGACAAGGCCATTCGCGGACTGGTCGAGGGACGTTACGAGTGGGTCGTGTTCACCTCGGCGAATGCGGTGCGGGCAGTCACCGAGAAGCTTGACGCCATCGGGCTGGACGCGCGAGCCTACTCGGGGTTGCGCATCGCCGCGATCTTCGACTCCACGGTGGATGCCTTGACCAAGCAGGGAGTGCGTCCCGACCTCATCCCCACGGGGGAACAGTCCACGGCCGCCCTGGCCGACGTCTTCCCAGCCTTCGACGACGTTCTGGACCCCATCAACCGGGTCTTCGTGCCGCGCGCCGACATCGCCACCGAATCACTGTCGGCCCAGCTGTCCGACCTGGGTTGGGAGGTCGAGGACATCATCGGCTATCGCACCGTGCGAGCTGCCCCACCACCAGCCGAGACACGTGATGCCATCAAGACCGGCAAATTCGACGCCGTGGCCTTCACCTCCTCGACCACGGTGCGCAACCTCGTCGGTATTGCTGGCAAACCCCACAAGTACACCGTGGTGGCTGCCATTGGGGCGCGTACTGCCGAGACCTGTGAGGAGCACGGGCTGCACGTCGACGTCGTCGCCTCCGAGCCCACCCTGCCTGCCCTGGCCGACGCGCTGGCCGACTTCGCCGCCCACCGACGGGACGACCTCATCGCCAAGGGATCACCGGTGGTTCGCCCCTCCCAGCGTCGTCGACGTGGCAGGCGTAGTCGCTGA
- a CDS encoding 30S ribosomal protein bS22: MGSVIKKRRKRMAKKKHRKLLKKTRIQRRRAGK, translated from the coding sequence GTGGGTTCCGTCATCAAGAAGCGTCGCAAGCGTATGGCCAAGAAGAAGCATCGCAAGCTTCTCAAGAAGACGCGCATCCAGCGTCGTCGCGCTGGCAAGTGA